One genomic segment of Arthrobacter sp. Marseille-P9274 includes these proteins:
- a CDS encoding MGMT family protein, giving the protein MRPEFVDAVLGIAAMVPTGQVLTYGDVAELLGAGGPRQVGRVMSHYGSEVAWWRIIRADGTLPDGLAERALPHYEEERTPLSAPGLSGHRVAMRRARWFPSDSDLARIEVLSRKLSEPAAGMEQ; this is encoded by the coding sequence ATGCGCCCGGAGTTCGTCGATGCCGTTCTTGGGATTGCGGCCATGGTGCCGACGGGCCAGGTGCTCACGTACGGCGACGTGGCCGAACTGCTGGGCGCAGGCGGGCCGCGGCAGGTAGGCCGGGTCATGTCGCACTACGGATCCGAGGTGGCCTGGTGGAGGATTATTCGTGCCGACGGCACCCTGCCTGACGGGCTCGCGGAGCGTGCCCTGCCGCACTATGAGGAGGAACGGACCCCGCTTTCCGCTCCCGGTCTATCCGGGCATCGCGTAGCCATGCGCCGGGCCAGGTGGTTCCCGTCGGATAGTGATCTTGCCCGCATCGAAGTGTTGAGCCGAAAGTTGTCAGAGCCGGCTGCTGGAATGGAACAGTGA
- a CDS encoding 3'-5' exonuclease yields the protein MMSWHELPRAAFDVETTGRDPLEARIVTASIVLVDGTGRPLEHHEWLVDPGVDIPSEASAIHGVTTAHARSQGRDAAEAAAEISSVLGGFFAEEIPVMAFNASYDFTVLAAECTRHGLLPCRPRPVIDPFVLDKQMDRYRRGKRTLTAMSEHYGVRLEAAHTSAADALATIGVADALARKYPQLAIDPLDLHDAQITWCERQAANFQEWLRRTNPDALVDGLWPLREAREAVPAGTVSI from the coding sequence ATGATGAGCTGGCATGAACTTCCCCGGGCGGCCTTTGACGTCGAGACGACCGGGCGCGACCCCCTGGAGGCCCGCATCGTCACCGCCTCCATCGTGCTGGTGGACGGGACCGGCCGTCCGCTGGAACACCATGAGTGGCTGGTGGACCCCGGCGTCGACATTCCCTCGGAAGCCAGCGCCATCCACGGTGTGACCACGGCGCACGCCCGTTCCCAGGGACGGGACGCCGCGGAGGCGGCTGCGGAAATCTCCTCGGTCCTCGGGGGCTTCTTCGCGGAGGAAATCCCGGTCATGGCGTTCAATGCCTCCTACGACTTCACCGTGCTCGCTGCCGAGTGCACCCGTCACGGGCTGCTCCCCTGCCGCCCCCGGCCGGTCATTGACCCGTTTGTGCTGGACAAACAGATGGACCGCTACCGGCGCGGCAAGCGGACGCTGACTGCCATGAGCGAGCACTACGGCGTGCGACTCGAAGCCGCGCACACCTCGGCCGCGGATGCATTGGCAACGATCGGCGTCGCCGACGCCCTCGCTCGAAAATACCCGCAACTGGCCATCGACCCGTTGGACCTCCACGACGCACAGATCACATGGTGCGAACGCCAGGCTGCAAACTTCCAGGAGTGGCTGCGCCGAACCAACCCCGACGCGCTCGTGGACGGGCTCTGGCCGTTGCGGGAGGCGCGCGAAGCGGTGCCGGCCGGCACTGTCTCGATCTAG
- a CDS encoding methionine ABC transporter ATP-binding protein — protein MITVTDLRKVYRQGDREVVALDGVSLQVPKGSIHGIVGHSGAGKSTLVRCLTLLDAPTSGSVSINGAELSSAHDADLRAARRRIGMIFQHANLMDSRTALANVAHPLEIVRSPKRQTRAKAAELLKLVGLEGFEDAYPAQLSGGQKQRVGIARALASDPDVLLCDEPTSALDPKTTDEILVLIKDLTQRLQLTVLVITHEMHVIKRICDSVSLLEGGKIVEHGPLRTVAADLGSKLSHTLLPLPAAEPLGTGVVLEVLFSGDTASAPVLSTAARKFDLDLNVLAGSVESLDNAQFGHLRIQLPEGADAGPVVGYLRDQGASVSFTGSEAA, from the coding sequence ATGATCACTGTTACAGACCTCCGCAAGGTCTACCGCCAAGGCGACCGGGAAGTTGTCGCCCTCGACGGTGTCAGCCTGCAGGTACCGAAGGGCTCGATCCATGGAATTGTCGGTCATTCCGGGGCCGGCAAGTCCACACTGGTCCGATGCCTGACCCTGCTGGATGCACCGACCTCCGGATCGGTCAGCATCAACGGGGCGGAGCTAAGTTCGGCGCACGATGCCGACCTTCGGGCGGCGCGGCGCCGAATCGGCATGATTTTCCAGCATGCCAACCTGATGGACTCGCGGACCGCGCTGGCGAATGTTGCGCATCCGCTGGAGATCGTGCGCAGTCCAAAGCGGCAGACCCGCGCCAAGGCTGCGGAACTGCTGAAGCTCGTGGGCCTGGAAGGATTCGAGGATGCCTACCCGGCGCAGCTCTCCGGCGGACAGAAGCAGCGGGTGGGAATCGCACGGGCCCTCGCCTCGGATCCGGATGTCCTGCTCTGCGACGAGCCGACGTCCGCCTTGGATCCCAAGACAACGGATGAGATCCTCGTCCTGATCAAGGACCTGACCCAGCGGCTGCAGCTGACGGTGCTCGTGATCACCCATGAAATGCACGTCATCAAACGGATCTGCGACTCGGTTTCGCTGCTGGAAGGCGGGAAAATCGTCGAACACGGTCCGCTGCGCACAGTGGCGGCGGATCTCGGCAGCAAGCTCTCCCACACGCTCCTGCCACTGCCCGCCGCCGAGCCGCTGGGCACCGGCGTCGTCCTGGAGGTGCTCTTTTCCGGTGATACGGCATCGGCACCCGTGCTCAGCACTGCGGCGCGCAAGTTCGACCTCGACCTGAACGTCCTTGCCGGCAGCGTCGAGTCCCTGGACAACGCGCAGTTCGGCCATCTCCGCATTCAACTGCCGGAGGGTGCCGACGCCGGTCCGGTGGTCGGCTACCTGCGTGACCAAGGCGCCTCAGTAAGCTTTACCGGATCGGAGGCAGCATGA
- a CDS encoding methionine ABC transporter permease, giving the protein MNLIEELTTNPGITEALPEAIAETLLMVSVSGLFTLLIGLPLGIFLYTSAPGGLRPMRITNHIVSDVIVNITRSIPFAILMISLIPLARVITGSSIGPLAACVSLTIGTVPFFARLVETALRDVSSGKIDAALVLGSTRMQIVSKVLVPEALPGLVAALTTTLVTLVGYSAMAGLTGGGGLGQLAYNYGFQRFDTPVMVVTIVLMVILVQAIQWIGDGISRRVDHRSAGGAGRKARRHEPKAAVGL; this is encoded by the coding sequence ATGAACCTGATTGAAGAACTGACCACCAATCCCGGAATCACCGAAGCCCTGCCCGAGGCGATCGCTGAGACCCTGCTGATGGTCTCGGTCTCCGGACTGTTCACCTTGTTGATCGGACTCCCCCTGGGTATCTTCCTCTACACCAGCGCCCCGGGCGGGCTGCGTCCGATGCGGATCACCAACCACATCGTGTCCGACGTCATCGTGAACATCACGCGCTCGATCCCGTTTGCCATCCTGATGATCTCGCTGATCCCGCTGGCCCGCGTCATCACCGGCTCCTCGATCGGGCCGCTGGCCGCCTGCGTTTCGCTGACCATCGGCACGGTGCCCTTCTTCGCGAGACTGGTAGAAACCGCCCTGCGGGACGTCAGCTCCGGCAAGATCGATGCGGCCTTGGTGCTCGGTTCCACGCGGATGCAGATCGTTTCCAAGGTCCTCGTTCCCGAGGCCCTGCCGGGCCTAGTCGCGGCGCTGACCACGACGCTGGTCACCCTGGTCGGCTACTCCGCCATGGCAGGCCTCACCGGCGGCGGCGGGCTGGGACAGCTCGCTTACAACTACGGGTTCCAGCGGTTCGACACGCCGGTCATGGTGGTCACCATTGTCCTGATGGTCATCCTGGTCCAGGCCATCCAGTGGATCGGGGACGGCATTTCGCGGCGGGTCGACCACCGCAGCGCCGGCGGCGCGGGCAGGAAGGCCCGCCGCCACGAGCCCAAGGCCGCCGTCGGGCTCTGA
- a CDS encoding MetQ/NlpA family ABC transporter substrate-binding protein, translated as MRRTLTFVGTGVAAALALTACGGSESAPSATLDPANPVTITVGAAPVPHARILEFIDQNLAPDAGIDLEVEEMTDYQTPNIALDDGSIDANYFQHLAFLEQQMTDKGYEFEHGEGVHIEPYAGFSSKHESIEDLPDGATIAITNDPANQPRALKMLETAGLLKNIEEDSAALTLTEEQNPKGLKFEENQPEILLTLIEDPEVDLAIINGNFILEAGMSTDEALVVESTDNNPYANFLAWRAGEETPAITKLEELLHSPEVKKYMDETWPSGDVFPAF; from the coding sequence ATGCGTAGAACACTCACCTTCGTGGGCACCGGCGTCGCCGCTGCCTTGGCGTTGACGGCTTGCGGTGGATCCGAATCCGCCCCCAGCGCCACCCTTGATCCGGCCAATCCGGTGACCATCACCGTGGGTGCCGCCCCGGTGCCGCATGCCAGGATCCTGGAGTTCATTGACCAGAACCTGGCTCCGGACGCTGGTATCGACCTGGAGGTCGAGGAGATGACCGACTACCAGACGCCGAACATCGCCCTGGACGACGGCTCCATCGACGCCAATTACTTCCAGCACCTGGCATTCCTTGAGCAGCAGATGACTGACAAGGGCTATGAGTTCGAGCACGGTGAAGGCGTCCACATCGAACCCTACGCAGGCTTCTCCTCCAAGCATGAGAGCATCGAGGACCTCCCCGACGGCGCCACCATCGCCATCACCAACGATCCCGCCAACCAGCCCCGTGCGCTGAAGATGCTGGAGACGGCCGGCCTGCTGAAGAACATCGAAGAGGACAGCGCGGCGCTGACCCTGACCGAGGAGCAGAACCCCAAGGGCCTCAAATTCGAAGAGAACCAGCCGGAGATCCTGCTGACGCTGATCGAGGATCCCGAAGTGGACCTGGCCATCATCAACGGCAACTTCATCCTCGAAGCCGGGATGAGTACCGATGAGGCACTCGTCGTTGAATCCACGGACAACAACCCGTACGCGAACTTCCTCGCGTGGCGTGCAGGCGAAGAAACGCCAGCCATCACCAAGCTGGAAGAGCTGCTGCACTCCCCCGAAGTCAAGAAGTACATGGATGAGACCTGGCCCAGCGGCGATGTCTTCCCGGCCTTCTAG
- a CDS encoding IS30 family transposase has translation MKALTGRSAMRSPGKPSLRRDTERAFWRAIATGCTSEAAAASVGVSQAAGTRWFRDRGGMPTFMLAPLQGRYLSFEEREEIALWKAQGAGVRKIARALRRDPSTISRELRRNAATRGGKLDYRASVAQWKAERFAQRPKTAKLITNERLHQYVQDKLAGVVRAHDGRVVAGPGAPAWTGRNKPHRGDREWVTAWSPEQISNRLKADFPDDKSMRISHEAIYQALYVQGRGALKRELVLHLRTGRALRVPRARSKRQSWAHVTEETLISKRPPEVADRAVPGHWEGDLVIGLQRSAIGTLVERTTRFTVLIHLPRGEGYGIIPRTKNGAALAGYGAVVMADALARTITTLPQQLRQSVTWDRGKELSDHARFTVDTGVKVYFADPKSPWQRGTNENTNGLLRQYFPKGTDLSRWSSDDLAAIAHTLNTRPRKTLGWKTPAEAFDEQLRSIKQPGVATTG, from the coding sequence ATGAAGGCGTTGACGGGCAGGTCTGCGATGAGATCGCCCGGGAAGCCATCATTACGGCGCGACACTGAGCGGGCGTTCTGGCGTGCGATCGCGACGGGGTGCACGAGTGAGGCGGCGGCGGCGTCGGTCGGCGTGTCGCAAGCGGCTGGAACGCGCTGGTTCCGGGATCGTGGCGGCATGCCGACGTTCATGCTTGCCCCGCTCCAAGGCCGGTACCTGTCGTTCGAAGAACGTGAGGAGATAGCGCTGTGGAAAGCGCAGGGGGCAGGGGTGAGGAAAATTGCCCGGGCGCTGAGGCGGGACCCGTCAACGATCTCCCGGGAGCTGCGCCGCAATGCGGCTACTCGCGGAGGGAAGCTCGATTACCGTGCATCAGTCGCGCAATGGAAGGCTGAACGGTTCGCCCAGCGCCCGAAGACCGCCAAGCTTATAACGAATGAACGGCTGCACCAGTACGTGCAGGACAAGCTCGCCGGCGTCGTCAGAGCACACGACGGCCGTGTCGTCGCCGGCCCTGGTGCTCCGGCATGGACGGGCAGGAACAAGCCGCACCGGGGCGACCGCGAGTGGGTGACGGCATGGAGTCCGGAGCAGATCTCGAACCGACTCAAGGCCGATTTCCCGGATGATAAGTCCATGCGCATCTCCCACGAGGCGATCTATCAGGCGCTCTACGTCCAGGGCCGCGGAGCGCTCAAACGCGAACTCGTCCTGCACCTGCGCACGGGGCGTGCATTGCGCGTGCCAAGAGCTCGGTCGAAGCGGCAGTCCTGGGCGCATGTCACCGAAGAGACGCTCATCAGCAAACGCCCTCCCGAGGTTGCCGATCGCGCCGTTCCCGGGCATTGGGAAGGGGACTTGGTGATCGGCCTGCAACGATCGGCGATCGGTACTCTGGTCGAGCGGACGACACGGTTCACGGTGCTGATCCACCTGCCCCGCGGAGAGGGCTACGGCATCATCCCACGGACGAAGAACGGAGCCGCGCTGGCCGGATATGGCGCAGTGGTGATGGCAGACGCCCTCGCCAGGACGATCACAACACTGCCCCAACAACTGCGGCAGTCGGTGACCTGGGACCGCGGGAAGGAACTCTCCGATCATGCCAGATTCACTGTCGACACCGGGGTAAAGGTCTACTTCGCCGACCCGAAGAGCCCCTGGCAGCGCGGCACGAACGAGAACACGAACGGGCTGCTGCGCCAATACTTCCCAAAAGGCACTGATCTGTCCCGATGGAGCAGCGATGACCTCGCAGCCATCGCCCACACGCTCAACACCAGGCCACGCAAGACACTCGGCTGGAAGACACCTGCCGAAGCATTTGACGAACAGCTACGATCGATCAAACAACCCGGTGTTGCGACGACCGGTTGA
- a CDS encoding IS3 family transposase codes for MKVQAIIALKADFSLPVLLQVAGLARSTFFYHQARLRAPDPKEAVKSAATTIFTKNHGRYGHRRIHTELTRQGWTVAKKTVLKLMRSLQLVCKVRQRKRYNSYQGEQGKTAPNLLNRDFDADAPNQKWVTDVTEFRVDGRKLYLSPVMDLFDRQILSYTVGLSPNLALTNTSLRMALATLEYGQKPIVHSDQGFQDGFNRSSQHRVV; via the coding sequence GTGAAGGTTCAGGCCATCATCGCCCTCAAGGCCGACTTTTCGCTGCCGGTTCTGCTGCAGGTCGCCGGCTTGGCCCGTTCGACGTTCTTCTACCACCAGGCCCGACTCAGGGCTCCCGACCCGAAGGAAGCAGTCAAGAGCGCTGCCACGACCATCTTCACAAAGAACCACGGCAGATACGGGCACCGCCGCATCCACACTGAACTGACCCGGCAAGGGTGGACGGTCGCGAAGAAGACCGTGCTGAAGCTCATGCGTTCCCTGCAGCTCGTCTGCAAGGTCCGGCAAAGGAAACGCTACAACTCCTACCAAGGCGAACAGGGCAAAACTGCCCCCAATCTGCTGAACCGGGACTTCGATGCCGATGCCCCGAACCAGAAGTGGGTAACGGATGTGACCGAGTTCAGAGTCGACGGTCGAAAACTCTACCTCTCACCCGTCATGGACCTTTTCGACCGGCAGATCCTCTCCTACACCGTCGGCCTGTCCCCGAACCTGGCGCTCACCAACACCTCACTGCGTATGGCGCTGGCAACGCTCGAGTATGGGCAGAAACCGATCGTGCACTCAGACCAGGGATTCCAAGACGGATTCAACCGGTCGTCGCAACACCGGGTTGTTTGA
- a CDS encoding helix-turn-helix domain-containing protein: MGKPTKKAYSFEFKLALVEKFLAGESASDLAAEADLSSPRLLETWVRVYHRQGADALRPKPKGRPRKPGAPPPAEPSELERLRRENERLRAEVAYLGKLRALRAPKQR, from the coding sequence GTGGGCAAACCGACAAAAAAGGCGTACTCGTTCGAGTTTAAGCTCGCCTTGGTAGAGAAGTTCCTGGCCGGTGAGAGCGCTTCGGACCTCGCGGCTGAGGCGGACCTGTCCTCACCTCGTCTGCTCGAGACATGGGTACGGGTATATCACCGCCAGGGCGCGGACGCCCTGCGTCCGAAGCCTAAAGGCAGACCGAGGAAGCCCGGCGCTCCACCGCCGGCGGAGCCATCTGAACTGGAGCGGCTGCGCCGGGAGAATGAACGGCTGCGGGCGGAAGTGGCCTACCTGGGAAAATTGCGGGCCTTGAGGGCACCAAAACAACGGTGA
- a CDS encoding AI-2E family transporter has translation MALTTRRRQLLEAHQSRRRPASSDPGLWSDGLGRTATRSAQILLTLALATVSVYVMLQLQLVVIPLLIALILAAAVYPVVGKLRNLGWPSPLATSVTFLGLLVVLGGVITGMVFAVRSEADELVQQATQGWTQLQAFIAEFPLPVSQAQIDEALAGIVDFLTSSSARRSALSGLSTAAEVVTGAVLMAVVLFYFLKDGDRIWSFLLRWVPARRRGKMQKAGAQAMDVLGSYVRGTAIVAAVDAVVIGLALLILQVPLALPLAVLIFIGGFIPIVGATIAGVLAALVALVANGPVAALVVIAVVIAVNQLEGNLLQPVVMGRSVSLHSLVILLALAAGTILGGIIGGILAVPIAAVGWVIIRVMSGYTEDGPATEPVEKTAVG, from the coding sequence ATGGCACTGACGACGCGGCGGCGGCAGCTGCTGGAAGCGCACCAAAGCCGGCGCCGCCCGGCATCCTCCGACCCGGGCCTCTGGTCCGACGGACTGGGCCGGACGGCGACCCGGTCGGCCCAGATCCTGCTGACCCTGGCCTTGGCGACGGTCTCGGTGTACGTCATGCTGCAGCTGCAGCTCGTCGTGATTCCGCTGCTCATCGCGCTCATCCTCGCAGCCGCCGTCTACCCGGTGGTCGGGAAACTGCGCAACCTGGGCTGGCCGAGCCCATTGGCAACCTCCGTGACCTTCCTCGGTTTGCTGGTGGTCTTGGGCGGCGTTATCACCGGCATGGTTTTCGCCGTCCGCAGCGAAGCCGACGAGCTGGTGCAGCAGGCCACCCAGGGGTGGACACAGCTGCAGGCGTTCATCGCAGAGTTCCCGTTGCCGGTGAGCCAGGCCCAGATCGATGAAGCCCTCGCGGGCATCGTCGATTTCCTGACCAGTTCTTCGGCGCGGCGGAGCGCGCTGAGCGGATTGTCGACGGCGGCGGAGGTCGTCACCGGTGCGGTGCTGATGGCCGTGGTGCTGTTCTACTTCCTTAAGGACGGCGACCGCATCTGGTCCTTCCTGCTGCGTTGGGTCCCGGCGCGCCGCCGGGGGAAGATGCAGAAGGCGGGAGCTCAAGCAATGGACGTGCTGGGCAGCTACGTCCGCGGTACTGCGATTGTGGCCGCCGTCGACGCGGTGGTTATCGGGCTGGCCCTGCTGATCCTGCAGGTGCCGCTGGCACTGCCGCTGGCCGTACTGATCTTCATCGGCGGGTTCATCCCGATTGTCGGCGCCACCATTGCCGGGGTACTCGCAGCCCTGGTGGCCCTGGTGGCCAACGGCCCGGTAGCCGCGCTCGTCGTGATTGCGGTCGTGATCGCCGTGAACCAACTGGAAGGCAACCTGCTGCAGCCTGTCGTGATGGGCCGATCGGTGAGCCTGCACTCGTTGGTGATCCTGCTGGCCCTGGCCGCCGGGACGATTCTTGGCGGCATTATCGGCGGCATCCTCGCCGTGCCGATCGCTGCCGTCGGCTGGGTCATCATCCGCGTCATGTCCGGGTACACCGAAGACGGTCCGGCGACCGAACCAGTGGAGAAGACGGCCGTCGGCTGA
- the hemL gene encoding glutamate-1-semialdehyde 2,1-aminomutase: MTRSEELFNRALKLMPGGVNSPVRAFGSVGGTPPVMVSASGPYLTDADGREYVDLVCSWGPAIVGHAHPAVLEAVHAAVDRGLSFGASTPAEAELAELVMGRVAAVERLRMVSTGTEATMTAVRLARGFTGRNLIIKFAGCYHGHLDGLLASAGSGLATLALPGSAGVTEATASETLVLPYNDLAAVEEAFAKHGQNIAAVITEAAPANMGVVTPAEGFNAGLSRITSEHGALLIFDEVLTGFRTGYAGYWGLTGGAAQSTAPFTPDLMTFGKVIGGGLPVAALGGRAEVMDYLAPVGPVYQAGTLSGNPIAMAAGIATLTAATPDVYEQIDAASLELSAAVSSALDAAGVDHSIQRAGNLFSVAFGTSEHGVRNYDDAQGQQVYRYAPFFHSMLNDGVYLPPSVFEAWFLSAAHDARAMDRVYAALPAAAEAAAAATPPN, from the coding sequence ATGACGCGCTCTGAAGAACTGTTCAACCGTGCCCTGAAACTGATGCCCGGCGGCGTGAATTCACCGGTGCGGGCGTTCGGTTCCGTCGGCGGGACTCCGCCGGTGATGGTCTCGGCATCCGGTCCCTACCTGACGGACGCCGACGGCCGGGAGTACGTCGACCTGGTCTGCTCATGGGGCCCGGCCATCGTCGGCCACGCGCACCCCGCCGTCCTCGAGGCGGTCCATGCCGCCGTGGACCGCGGCCTCTCCTTCGGCGCCTCGACCCCGGCCGAAGCGGAACTGGCCGAGCTGGTCATGGGCCGCGTCGCCGCCGTCGAACGCCTCCGCATGGTCTCCACGGGCACCGAGGCAACGATGACCGCCGTGCGGCTGGCGCGGGGCTTCACCGGACGCAACCTGATCATCAAGTTCGCCGGCTGCTACCACGGCCACCTCGACGGCCTGCTGGCCTCGGCCGGATCGGGACTCGCCACGCTGGCGCTGCCCGGTTCCGCGGGGGTCACGGAGGCCACCGCTTCGGAAACCCTTGTGCTGCCGTACAACGACCTGGCCGCCGTGGAAGAGGCCTTCGCCAAGCACGGCCAGAACATCGCCGCCGTCATCACCGAGGCGGCGCCGGCCAACATGGGCGTCGTGACCCCCGCGGAGGGCTTCAACGCCGGACTGTCCCGCATCACCTCCGAGCACGGGGCACTGCTGATCTTCGACGAAGTGCTGACCGGCTTCCGCACCGGCTACGCGGGCTACTGGGGCCTGACCGGGGGAGCGGCGCAGAGCACGGCGCCGTTCACGCCGGACTTGATGACCTTCGGCAAGGTCATCGGCGGCGGACTGCCGGTGGCCGCGCTGGGCGGCCGGGCGGAGGTCATGGACTACCTGGCCCCGGTCGGCCCGGTCTACCAGGCCGGCACCCTCTCCGGAAACCCGATCGCCATGGCGGCGGGCATCGCCACGCTCACCGCCGCGACCCCGGACGTCTACGAGCAGATCGACGCGGCTTCGCTGGAGCTTTCCGCGGCCGTTTCCTCGGCCCTCGACGCCGCCGGAGTCGACCACAGCATCCAGCGGGCCGGCAACCTCTTCAGCGTCGCCTTCGGGACGTCGGAGCACGGCGTGCGCAACTACGACGACGCCCAGGGCCAGCAGGTGTACCGCTACGCGCCGTTCTTCCACTCGATGCTGAACGACGGCGTGTACCTGCCGCCGTCGGTCTTCGAGGCATGGTTCCTTTCAGCGGCACACGACGCCCGGGCCATGGACAGGGTCTATGCAGCACTGCCGGCGGCCGCCGAGGCCGCAGCGGCGGCGACACCGCCCAACTGA
- the hemB gene encoding porphobilinogen synthase, translated as MSFPQHRPRRLRATPAMRRLTAEVRVEPSQLILPAFVREGISEPVPLQSMPGVVQHTPETLRKAAAEAAELGLGGIMLFGVPEARDATGSAGVDPDGVLNKAIADVKAEVGDDLVVMSDVCLDEFTDHGHCGVLAPDGSVDNDATLEIYARMAVVQAQAGADVLGPSGMMDGQVAVIRQALDEAGLQNTAVLAYAAKYSSAFYGPFREAVDSQLKGDRRTYQMDPANRREAILEVELDLQEGADMVMVKPAMSYLDILADVAEMSPVPVAAYQISGEYAMIEAAAANGWIDRKPAILESVLGIRRAGADMVLTYWAAEMARWLKESK; from the coding sequence ATGAGTTTCCCCCAACACCGTCCCCGCCGCCTGCGCGCCACGCCCGCCATGCGACGGCTGACCGCCGAGGTCCGGGTCGAACCGTCGCAGCTGATCCTGCCCGCGTTCGTACGCGAGGGAATCAGCGAGCCGGTGCCGCTGCAGTCGATGCCCGGCGTCGTACAGCACACGCCCGAAACCCTGAGGAAGGCGGCGGCCGAGGCCGCCGAACTTGGGCTCGGCGGAATCATGCTCTTCGGTGTGCCCGAGGCGCGGGACGCCACCGGCAGCGCCGGGGTGGATCCGGACGGGGTGCTCAACAAGGCGATCGCGGACGTCAAGGCCGAGGTCGGGGACGACCTGGTGGTCATGAGCGATGTGTGCCTCGACGAGTTCACCGACCACGGCCACTGCGGCGTGCTTGCCCCGGACGGCTCGGTGGACAACGACGCGACGCTGGAAATCTACGCCCGGATGGCCGTCGTGCAGGCCCAGGCCGGTGCCGATGTACTCGGTCCCTCCGGCATGATGGACGGCCAGGTGGCCGTCATCCGGCAGGCACTGGACGAGGCCGGACTGCAGAACACCGCCGTGCTGGCCTATGCGGCCAAATACTCGTCCGCGTTCTACGGCCCCTTCCGGGAAGCCGTCGATTCGCAGTTGAAGGGCGACCGGCGGACGTACCAGATGGATCCCGCCAACCGCCGCGAGGCGATCCTGGAGGTCGAGCTTGACCTGCAGGAGGGAGCCGACATGGTCATGGTCAAGCCGGCCATGAGCTACCTGGACATCCTGGCCGACGTGGCCGAGATGTCCCCGGTTCCGGTGGCGGCCTACCAGATCTCCGGCGAGTACGCCATGATCGAGGCCGCCGCGGCCAATGGCTGGATCGACCGCAAACCCGCCATCCTCGAGTCCGTGCTGGGCATCCGCCGCGCCGGAGCCGATATGGTGTTGACGTACTGGGCCGCAGAGATGGCCCGCTGGCTGAAGGAAAGCAAGTAA